TGACTACCTGGTCAAGGACGAACACTTCCTCGCCCGCCTGCCCCTCACGGTCACGCAGGTCAGTCGCCAGCTGGCCGTGGAGAATCGCCTGGCGGCGACCCAGCGGCAACTTCAGGAGAACAAAGATCGCCTGCGGACCATTCTGAGCACCCTGCCCGATGCGGTCTGGGTGCTCGACGCAAAGGGCGCCTGCCTGGAGGTCATCTCGCCGGGGATCCACCCTTTCGCCATTCCGGAGCGCGGCGCCCATCTGCGGGAGATCCTTCCCGCGGAAACCGCCGAGGCGATCCTCGCGACGATCCGGGCGAGCCTTGCCGCCGATTGCCTGCAAAGCCTCGAATACGTCCTGCATAACGACACCCCCCTGTGGTTCGAAGGCCGCGCCATGCCCCTGCGGGACAAGGCCGCGGGCGAGGCCGCGGTCTGGGTGGTCCGCGAGATCTCCGGCCGCAAACGGACCGAGGAACTGCTGCGCCGCGCCAAGGAAGCGGCCGATGCCGCCTCTCTGGCCAAAAGCGCGTTTCTCGCCAACATGAGCCACGAAATCCGCACGCCCCTCAATGCCGTCATCGGCATGAGCGGATTGCTGCTGGATACCGAACTCAACGAGGAACAGCGGGATTTCGCCGAGACCGTGCGCCTCTCCGGCCAGGCCCTGCTGGGCCTGGTCAACGACATTCTGGATTTTTCCAAGATCGAGGCCGGCAAGTTCGAACTCGAACTAAGCCGCTTCAACCTGCGCCATGCCGTGGAAGACGTCATGGACATGCTCTGCGTGCCGGCCGCCGAAAAGGGCTTGAGCTTTTGCAGCGTCATTCACCACGACGTGCCTCAGTGGCTGCTCGGCGATGCCGGACGCCTGCGCCAGATCCTGCTCAATCTCGCCGGCAACGCCGTCAAATTCACGCCGAGGGGCGAAGTGGTGATTCGCGCCATTCCCCAAAGCGAATCCGATGAGGAGATCAAGGTCCTTTTCACCGTGACCGACTCAGGTCCCGGCATCGACGCGCAGGCGCAAAAACGACTATTTCAGGCCTTCAGCCAGTTGGACGCCTCGGCCACCCGTCGGCACGGCGGCAGCGGCCTTGGCCTGGCCATCGCGCGCCAGCTGGTTGAACTCATGGGGGGAGAAATCGGCATCGACAGCACTCCGGGCCAGGGCGCGACCTTTTGGTTCACGGCGTCCTTTCGCCGCGCCGAGGGTGACAACGCGATCCTGCGCGACGCCGAGACGGGCAGCCCCCCAAAGCGCATCCTCGTCCTGGATCGCCACGGCCCAAGCCGCCAGGCCCTGCGCGAACTCGTCCGCCAGTGCGGTTACCGCTGCGGGGAGCAGGACCATCTGGAAACGGCCCTGGAGACGATGCGCAACGCCGCCGAGGCGGGCGATCCCTTTGACGTGCTGATCGCCGACCTGGACTCCATCGGCGGTCGCGCTCAAAGCCTGATCGAAAGCATCAACCGCCATCCCGCCCTGGCCGGCACCACGGTGGGACTTGTGGCGCGCATCAACCCCGGCGAGGAAAGCCTTCGCCCCAAGGAGCGGGGCATCGATTTCTGCCTGCGCAAACCCGTGCGCGGGCAGAAACTGCTCGAGGCCCTGGAGACTGTCCAAGGGGCCGCTTCCTTGCCCGGGGCGAAAAACGGCATGGACGCGTTTGTCGCCTTTTTCCGGGAGAGAGCTCCGCGTCTTCTGGTCGTGGAGGATAATCCCGTCAACCAGAAGGTCGCCTTGAAAATTCTATGGAATCTGGGAATGCGGGCGGACGCCGTCGCCAACGGCCGCGAGGCTCTCGAGGCCTGGAAGACGATTCCCTACGATCTCATTCTCATGGACATCCAGATGCCCGAACTTGACGGGTTGCAGACAACGGCCGCCATTCGCCGCGAGGAGCGGGGCGCGCGCCGCACGCCCATCATCGCCATGACCGCCCACGCCCTGCCCGAGGACCGCCTGCGCTGCCTGCGGGCCGGCATGGACGCCTACCTGACCAAGCCCATCGACCCAAGCGCCCTGGCCCGCGCCATCCATGCGCAGTTGGGCGCGCAGAGCTCCGGCGCGAGCCTCGGGACGCAGCGGGACACACCTCCATCGCCCCCATACGCCGCGGCGTTCTCCGGCGGCGAACTGCTGCGGCGCCTGGGCGGCGATGCGGCGCTGTGCAAGGATCTGATCGAATCTTTTCTCGGCGATTTTCCGTCCTTGGCAAGCCGGTTGCATTGTTTGGCCGAGGAAGGCAATATGGAGCCGCTGCGCCTAGTCCTTCATACCCTCAAGGGCGCGGCGGCCAATGTCGAAGCCCGGCAAATCCATGGCTTGGCCGGACGTCTCGAGGAGGCCGCGCTTCGAAACGACCGGGAAAAACTGGCACGGCTGCTTGAAGCCCTAGGCCCCGATTCCCAGGAATTCGCGCTGCAGGCCCAGGCCTTTCTCGCAGGACTGGGGCCGGGCAAAAATTGACGACCGACGAATTTCTCTTTCAGGAGACTGGTGCATGACGGAAAAAAGACGCTTCGGACGCATTCCCTTCGGTAGTGCCGTCAACCTCTTGGTCGACGAACAGAGCCTCACCGCGCAACTGATCGACCTGTCGCTCAAAGGCGCCAAGATCCATCTCACCCAGGGGCCGAGCCTGGCGGACGAAACGCGCTGTCGCTTCATCCTGGCCCTTGACTGCGGCGTGGTCCTGAACTTCGGCGCCCAGATCGTCCACCGTACCGGCGAACAACTGGGGCTGAAATTCGTCGAGTCCGACCCGGAAAGTTTTTCACACCTGCTGCGCCTGATGGAGCTCAACACCGGCGACGGCGAGCAGATCGAGCGGGAACTTCACAGCCTGGGCCCCTAGTACGAGCTCTATTTTGGTGTTAAACTTGCATTATGTGGGTAAGCCGCTTTGCCGGCGGCTTTTTTGACCCGCACATGCAAGGAGCCCGATCGCCATGCGCCTCAATTTTGCCTTGGAGCAGATTCTCGGACGCAATCCCCGCGAAGTCAGCCGCCTGTTTCGTTCCGTCGGCCTTGATCCCGAACGTCCCTACCTTGCCCAGATCACGCTCAACAGCGTCATCATCGAACAGGAGCGGGGCGACGCCGCCAAACGGCGGCAAGGGGCGGTGAACGCACCGGACATCTGAGCTCCCGCGGCTTTCACGCCCCGCCAATTTTTCTTCTCCCCTCGGCCGATTTCGGTATAATGCCTGTCCCACCCGCGCCGAATCGCCGGAGATGCTTTATGAATCGTCCCTTTCTTCACACCTTGAGTCGATCTGATTTTTGCGCGCTGTTGCGACGCTTCGCACCCACCGCCCCGGAACTCTTGCCCTTCACCACCACCCTTGAGCGGATCCTGGCCGCCCCGCTCCTTTCCCCCGAGGATCTGCCCCTGGGCGATCGTTCCTGCATGGACGGCTATGCCCTCGGCGCCGCCGATACCTTCGGCGCGAGCGAAGGCAATCCGGCCTATCTCGAATGTCGCCGAAGCATTGAAATCAACGAATGGCCGTGCTTCACCCTGGCGCCGGGCGAGTGCGCCTGGATTCCCACGGGCGGCTTTCTGCCGCCGGGCGCCGACAGCGTGGTCATGGTGGAACACACCCAGGACATCGGCGCCGGCACCATCGAGATCCGGCAAAGCGTGGCGCCGGGCGAAAATGTCATGTTTCGCGGCGAGGACGCCCGGCGCGACGAGGCCCTGCTGAGCGCCGGCACACGCCTGCGGGTGCCGGAAATCGGCCTGCTGGCGGCCTTGGGCATCACCGAAGTCCTGGTCCATCGGCGCCCGCGCGTCGGGATTCTGTCCACCGGCGACGAAATTGTGCCGGTCGACGCGCAACCGCGTCCGGGCGAGATGCGCGACGTCAATTCCCACGCGATTTGCGCCCTCGTCGCCCAGGCCGGCGGCGAGGCGCGGCGGCTCGGCATCGCGCCCGATGACCCGCGGGCCCTGCATGAGGCACTGGCGCGGGGGCTGGTCGACCACGACGCCCTGTTTCTCTCGGGCGGCAGTTCGAAGGGAACGCGCGACCATACCCTCGATGCCGTCGCCGCCCTGCCCGGCGCGCAAATCCTTGCCCACGGCGTGGCCATGGCGCCGGGCAAGCCGACGATTCTCGCCCGGGTCGGCGACAAGCCGATTCTCGGCCTACCCGGTCAGGTCGGCTCGGCGCAGGTCGTGATGCTGGTTCTGGGCCAGCCCCTGGTGCGCCATCTGGGCGGCGATGCTCGGGCCTTCGACGAAAGCCGACGCCCCGTGCGCCGCGCACGCCTGGCGCGCAACCTCGCCTCCCGGCCGGGCCGCGAGGACTATGTACGGGTGCGCCTCGAGGACACCGCCGCGGGGCTGCTCGCCCATCCGCTCCTGGGCAAATCGGGGCTGCTGCGCACCTTGCTGCAAAGCCACGGCCTGCTGCGCGTCGCGGCCGAGACCGAGGGGCTGGTGGAGGGGCAAGAGGTGGAGGTGTGGCTGGTTTAAAAGGTTTGCAACCCCGAATGCGCACGAATCGGCACGAATGAAACCTGCAAGGGAACCGTCACAAACAAACTTGGTTATCCTATTTGTTTGATTTTATTGGCATTCATTCGTGCCATTCGTGGATATAGAGGTTTCTCATGTCCCGACGTAACATCTACCTGCAAACCCTGAGCGTCGCCGAGGCGCTGGAGCGCGCCCGCAAGGTTCTCGACCGCGACGCCCTGGTTGCCGCGGAAACCATTTCCACCGAGGAGGCCGCCGGTCGGGTGACGGCGACGGCGGTTCACGCGCGCTTTTCCGCGCCGCCGTTTCACAGCGCCGCCATGGACGGCTACGCGGTGCGCGCCGAGGAGACCTTCGGCGCCCGCGAGGACGCGCCGCTGCGCCTGGTGCCCGGCAGCGGCTGCCATCCCGTCAACACCGGCCAACCGCTGCCCGAGGGCACCAACGCCGTGATCAAGATCGAGGACGTGGTGCCCCAGGCCGACGGCGGCCTGCTCATCGAGGCGGCGGCCTTTCCCTGGATGCACGTGCGGCGCATCGGCGAGGATATCGTCGCCACCGAACTGCTGCTGCCGCGCAATCACCAACTCTCGCCCTACGACATCGGCGCCCTGCTCACCGCCGGGGTCTGGGAGGTGCGGGTCTGGGAGCCGATTCGGCTGGTGTTCATTCCCACGGGTGACGAAGTGCTTGATTTCACCACCCGCCCCACCCCCGCGCCGGGTCAGGTGATCGAGAGCAACTCGCAGATTTTTTGCGCCCTGGCGCGCACCTGGGGCGCCGTGCCGCGCCGCCTGTCGCCGGTGCCCGACGATCGCGCGCGATTGCGCGCCGCTCTTGGCGAAGCCCTGCACGGCGATGCGCACGTCGTGGTGGTCGGCGCGGGCTCATCCGCCGGCAGCAAGGACTTCACCCGCGCCGTCTTTGAGGAGTTCGGCGAAATCCTCGCCCATGGACTGGCCGTGAGCCCCGGCAAGCCGAGCCTGCTCGGCGTGTCACGCGAGGGCAAGCTGCTGGTCGGCGCGCCCGGCTATCCGGGCAGCGCCATCGTCTGCTTCGAGGAGATATTGGCGCCCCTGGTCGCCTGGCTCGGCCGGCGCCCCGCGCCCGAGCGCCCCAGGATCCGCGCGCGCCTGGCCCGCAAAACCCCCTCGCGCCTGGGCAGCGAGGAAATCCTGCGGCTGGCCGTGGGCCGCCTCGACGACGGCCATATCGCGGTCCCCCTGGGGCGCGGCGCCGGCATGCTCACCAGCCTCACCCGGGCCCAGGCCCTGACGCGCATTCCCGCGGACAGCGAAGGGCTCGCGGAAGGGGCCGAGATCACGGCCGAACTGCTGGTGCCCGCAAGCACTCTGGCGCGGACGCTGGTGCATGTCGGCAGCCACGACAACATCCTGGATCTGCTCGCCGATGAACTGATGGGGCTCGCCGAGCCCCTGCGCCTGGCGTCCGCCAACGTCGGCAGCCTCGGCGGCTTCAGCGCCCTGAAAAGCGGCGCCGCCATGGTCGGCGGCTGTCATCTGTTCGACCCGCAAACGCAGGACTTCAACTTTCCCTTTCTGCGCCGCTACCTGCCCGATCTGCCGGTCAGCGTCGTCAATCTCGCCATCCGCGACCAGGGCCTGATCGTCGCGCCCGGCAATCCCAAGAACATCCGCACCCTACAGGATCTCGCCCGCGAGGATGTGCGCTTCGTCAATCGCCAGCGCGGCTCGGGCACCCGTATCCTGCTCGACCACCACCTGCGCGAGGCCGGTCTCGACCCGCGCCTCATCCAGGGCTATGGGCGCGAGGAGCACACCCACATGGCGGTGGCCGTCAACGTGCGCGGCGGCGCGGCCGATTGCGGTCTCGGCATCCTTTCGGCGGCGCGCGCCCTGGATCTGGATTTCGTGCCCCTGGCCGCCGAGCGCTACGATTTGGTGGTTCCCGAGCGCCTGCTGGAGGATCCGCGCATCCAAACACTGCTCGATCTGCTGCGCAGTCCCGTCCTCCACCGCAAGATCGCGGCCCTGGGGGGCTACGACACCCGACTGAGCGGCCGGATGATGCGGGAGGGCATGGGGCTGGGCGCAGCCTGAAAAAAAAATCAGGCGGACGTTTTATTTGACATTGCCGAACCCTTGTTAAGTTGCTATAAGAAAGAAGCGTTAATCGCCTCTTAGGCGATCCTTCGCGCATTTCGACGCTCCGGCAACCGGCTTTTTGCAAGGACGAGGCATGGACTCAGGAAAACAACCCGGTGCAAATGCGGCGCAACCCGCCGACCCTGCCTTGACCTGCCCCCTCATCGCC
This genomic interval from Geoalkalibacter sp. contains the following:
- a CDS encoding response regulator, whose product is MQEQRPAILIVEDSPSASRLVADCLTRNGFEVHQAATGQQALDWCQAHRQGLLLLDYKLGDMQADTLVENLLLRGLKIPFIVMTGHGDERTAVAMMKLGARDYLVKDEHFLARLPLTVTQVSRQLAVENRLAATQRQLQENKDRLRTILSTLPDAVWVLDAKGACLEVISPGIHPFAIPERGAHLREILPAETAEAILATIRASLAADCLQSLEYVLHNDTPLWFEGRAMPLRDKAAGEAAVWVVREISGRKRTEELLRRAKEAADAASLAKSAFLANMSHEIRTPLNAVIGMSGLLLDTELNEEQRDFAETVRLSGQALLGLVNDILDFSKIEAGKFELELSRFNLRHAVEDVMDMLCVPAAEKGLSFCSVIHHDVPQWLLGDAGRLRQILLNLAGNAVKFTPRGEVVIRAIPQSESDEEIKVLFTVTDSGPGIDAQAQKRLFQAFSQLDASATRRHGGSGLGLAIARQLVELMGGEIGIDSTPGQGATFWFTASFRRAEGDNAILRDAETGSPPKRILVLDRHGPSRQALRELVRQCGYRCGEQDHLETALETMRNAAEAGDPFDVLIADLDSIGGRAQSLIESINRHPALAGTTVGLVARINPGEESLRPKERGIDFCLRKPVRGQKLLEALETVQGAASLPGAKNGMDAFVAFFRERAPRLLVVEDNPVNQKVALKILWNLGMRADAVANGREALEAWKTIPYDLILMDIQMPELDGLQTTAAIRREERGARRTPIIAMTAHALPEDRLRCLRAGMDAYLTKPIDPSALARAIHAQLGAQSSGASLGTQRDTPPSPPYAAAFSGGELLRRLGGDAALCKDLIESFLGDFPSLASRLHCLAEEGNMEPLRLVLHTLKGAAANVEARQIHGLAGRLEEAALRNDREKLARLLEALGPDSQEFALQAQAFLAGLGPGKN
- a CDS encoding PilZ domain-containing protein, with protein sequence MTEKRRFGRIPFGSAVNLLVDEQSLTAQLIDLSLKGAKIHLTQGPSLADETRCRFILALDCGVVLNFGAQIVHRTGEQLGLKFVESDPESFSHLLRLMELNTGDGEQIERELHSLGP
- a CDS encoding molybdopterin molybdotransferase MoeA: MNRPFLHTLSRSDFCALLRRFAPTAPELLPFTTTLERILAAPLLSPEDLPLGDRSCMDGYALGAADTFGASEGNPAYLECRRSIEINEWPCFTLAPGECAWIPTGGFLPPGADSVVMVEHTQDIGAGTIEIRQSVAPGENVMFRGEDARRDEALLSAGTRLRVPEIGLLAALGITEVLVHRRPRVGILSTGDEIVPVDAQPRPGEMRDVNSHAICALVAQAGGEARRLGIAPDDPRALHEALARGLVDHDALFLSGGSSKGTRDHTLDAVAALPGAQILAHGVAMAPGKPTILARVGDKPILGLPGQVGSAQVVMLVLGQPLVRHLGGDARAFDESRRPVRRARLARNLASRPGREDYVRVRLEDTAAGLLAHPLLGKSGLLRTLLQSHGLLRVAAETEGLVEGQEVEVWLV
- a CDS encoding molybdopterin biosynthesis protein, producing the protein MSRRNIYLQTLSVAEALERARKVLDRDALVAAETISTEEAAGRVTATAVHARFSAPPFHSAAMDGYAVRAEETFGAREDAPLRLVPGSGCHPVNTGQPLPEGTNAVIKIEDVVPQADGGLLIEAAAFPWMHVRRIGEDIVATELLLPRNHQLSPYDIGALLTAGVWEVRVWEPIRLVFIPTGDEVLDFTTRPTPAPGQVIESNSQIFCALARTWGAVPRRLSPVPDDRARLRAALGEALHGDAHVVVVGAGSSAGSKDFTRAVFEEFGEILAHGLAVSPGKPSLLGVSREGKLLVGAPGYPGSAIVCFEEILAPLVAWLGRRPAPERPRIRARLARKTPSRLGSEEILRLAVGRLDDGHIAVPLGRGAGMLTSLTRAQALTRIPADSEGLAEGAEITAELLVPASTLARTLVHVGSHDNILDLLADELMGLAEPLRLASANVGSLGGFSALKSGAAMVGGCHLFDPQTQDFNFPFLRRYLPDLPVSVVNLAIRDQGLIVAPGNPKNIRTLQDLAREDVRFVNRQRGSGTRILLDHHLREAGLDPRLIQGYGREEHTHMAVAVNVRGGAADCGLGILSAARALDLDFVPLAAERYDLVVPERLLEDPRIQTLLDLLRSPVLHRKIAALGGYDTRLSGRMMREGMGLGAA